A stretch of the Porifericola rhodea genome encodes the following:
- the odhB gene encoding 2-oxoglutarate dehydrogenase complex dihydrolipoyllysine-residue succinyltransferase, translated as MSLEIKVPTVGESITEVTIAEWTKKEGDYVEMDEVIAELESDKATFELNAEQAGILHIKTEAGETVEIGTVICEIDTSANENGQESAESTSAPADKEESTEQKGSGEAQNIEMKIPAVGESITEVTISEWLKEDGDEVEMDEVIAEIESDKATFELTAEATGVLRIKAPAGETLEIGALACVIESDGSAAPSKSSSSSSPSDSSSESTPTSNGRETYATGHASPAAAKILSEKGIEPKQVKGTGIDGRITKEDAEKAQKTAPAESKSTPAKEQAKPAGAEQNDPAESAPKQSDNRQQRREKMSSLRKTISRRLVAAKNETAMLTTFNEVDMKPVMDLRKKYKEAFKEKYEVNLGFMSFFTKAACLALQEWPAVNAFIDGEELVYNDYCDVSIAVSSPKGLVVPVIRNAEELSFDNIEKEVVRLAKKARDGKLSIDEMTGGTFTITNGGIFGSMLSTPIINQPQSAILGMHNIVERPVAVNGQVEIRPVMYVALSYDHRVIDGRESVSFLYRIKELIEDPSRLLLGI; from the coding sequence ATGAGCTTAGAAATTAAAGTTCCTACCGTCGGCGAATCTATCACAGAGGTTACCATCGCCGAATGGACCAAAAAAGAAGGTGATTACGTCGAGATGGACGAAGTTATAGCTGAACTAGAGTCTGATAAGGCTACTTTTGAATTAAATGCTGAACAAGCAGGCATTCTCCACATCAAAACTGAAGCGGGAGAAACCGTAGAGATAGGAACAGTAATTTGTGAGATTGATACTTCTGCTAACGAAAACGGACAAGAAAGCGCTGAGAGTACTTCAGCTCCTGCCGATAAAGAAGAGAGCACGGAGCAGAAAGGAAGCGGAGAGGCGCAGAATATCGAGATGAAAATTCCTGCTGTTGGTGAATCTATTACAGAAGTTACTATCTCCGAATGGCTCAAAGAAGATGGCGATGAGGTAGAAATGGATGAAGTAATTGCTGAAATTGAATCTGATAAGGCTACTTTTGAACTTACTGCAGAGGCTACAGGGGTGCTGCGTATTAAGGCTCCTGCTGGCGAGACATTAGAGATAGGAGCTTTGGCATGTGTAATCGAAAGTGATGGATCAGCAGCTCCCTCTAAAAGTTCATCTTCTAGCTCTCCATCTGATAGTAGCTCTGAGAGTACTCCCACTAGCAATGGCCGCGAAACCTATGCTACCGGGCATGCTTCTCCAGCTGCCGCAAAAATTTTGAGCGAAAAAGGTATAGAACCTAAGCAAGTAAAAGGTACGGGCATAGACGGACGCATTACTAAAGAAGATGCTGAAAAAGCTCAAAAAACTGCCCCTGCTGAAAGTAAATCTACCCCTGCTAAAGAGCAGGCTAAACCTGCCGGAGCAGAGCAAAATGATCCTGCCGAAAGTGCTCCTAAGCAGTCTGACAATCGTCAGCAGCGTCGTGAAAAAATGAGTAGCCTGCGCAAAACTATCAGCCGTAGACTGGTAGCTGCTAAAAACGAAACCGCTATGCTTACTACCTTTAATGAGGTAGACATGAAGCCGGTGATGGATTTGCGTAAAAAATACAAAGAAGCATTCAAAGAAAAGTATGAAGTCAATCTTGGCTTTATGTCTTTCTTTACCAAAGCTGCTTGCCTTGCCCTTCAGGAGTGGCCTGCAGTAAATGCTTTTATAGATGGGGAAGAGCTAGTTTATAATGACTACTGCGATGTGTCAATTGCGGTATCCAGCCCTAAAGGTTTGGTAGTACCAGTAATTCGTAATGCAGAAGAATTAAGCTTTGATAACATTGAAAAAGAAGTAGTAAGACTAGCAAAAAAAGCTCGTGACGGTAAGCTTAGCATAGACGAAATGACAGGTGGTACTTTTACCATTACTAATGGAGGGATATTCGGCTCTATGCTTTCTACACCTATCATTAATCAGCCTCAGTCAGCTATATTAGGAATGCATAATATAGTAGAGCGCCCAGTTGCGGTTAATGGCCAGGTAGAAATCCGCCCGGTAATGTACGTAGCCCTGTCTTATGATCACCGTGTAATTGATGGTCGTGAGTCTGTTAGCTTCCTATATAGAATTAAGGAACTTATTGAAGACCCTTCTCGCCTGCTGTTAGGTATCTAA